Proteins found in one Mangifera indica cultivar Alphonso chromosome 15, CATAS_Mindica_2.1, whole genome shotgun sequence genomic segment:
- the LOC123197695 gene encoding tubulin beta-1 chain — MREILHIQGGQCGNQIGAKFWEVVCAEHGIDSTGRYGGDNDLQLERVNVYYNEASCGRFVPRAVLMDLEPGTMDSLRSGPYGQIFRPDNFVFGQSGAGNNWAKGHYTEGAELIDSVLDVVRKEAENCDCLQGFQVCHSLGGGTGSGMGTLLISKIREEYPDRMMLTFSVFPSPKVSDTVVEPYNATLSVHQLVENADECMVLDNEALYDICFRTLKLTTPSFGDLNHLISATMSGVTCCLRFPGQLNSDLRKLAVNLIPFPRLHFFMVGFAPLTSRGSQQYRALTVPELTQQMWDAKNMMCAADPRHGRYLTASAMFRGKMSTKEVDEQMINVQNKNSSYFVEWIPNNVKSTVCDIPPTGLKMASTFIGNSTSIQEMFRRVSEQFTAMFRRKAFLHWYTGEGMDEMEFTEAESNMNDLVSEYQQYQDATADEEGYEYEDEDEVQEED; from the exons ATGCGTGAGATTCTTCACATACAAGGAGGCCAATGTGGCAACCAGATCGGAGCTAAGTTCTGGGAGGTGGTGTGCGCCGAGCACGGGATCGACTCGACAGGGAGGTACGGTGGTGACAACGATCTGcagcttgagagggtgaatgtgTACTACAACGAGGCCAGTTGTGGACGGTTTGTTCCTCGAGCTGTACTCATGGATCTGGAGCCAGGAACCATGGACAGTCTCAGATCTGGGCCGTACGGTCAGATTTTTAGGCCGGATAACTTTGTGTTCGGACAGTCTGGTGCTGGAAATAACTGGGCCAAGGGACACTATACCGAAGGAGCTGAGTTGATCGACTCTGTTCTTGATGTTGTCAGGAAAGAGGCTGAGAACTGTGATTGCTTGCAAG GTTTCCAAGTATGCCACTCTTTGGGAGGTGGTACTGGTTCTGGTATGGGAACGCTTTTGATTTCCAAGATCAGAGAAGAGTATCCAGATAGGATGATGCTTACTTTTTCAGTGTTTCCCTCCCCCAAGGTGTCTGACACTGTTGTGGAACCTTACAATGCTACACTTTCTGTTCACCAGCTTGTTGAAAATGCAGATGAGTGTATGGTTTTGGACAATGAAGCTCTTTATGATATCTGCTTCAGAACCCTGAAGCTCACTACTCCTAGCT TTGGAGACTTGAATCACCTTATTTCTGCCACCATGAGTGGTGTGACATGCTGCCTTCGCTTCCCTGGTCAACTTAACTCTGATCTCCGCAAGCTTGCAGTTAATCTTATTCCATTCCCTCGCCTGCATTTCTTCATGGTTGGGTTTGCTCCTCTTACATCTCGTGGATCCCAGCAATACAGGGCCCTCACTGTTCCAGAGCTCACTCAACAGATGTGGGATGCCAAGAACATGATGTGTGCTGCTGATCCTCGCCATGGTCGGTATTTGACTGCCTCAGCCATGTTCCGTGGCAAGATGAGCACCAAGGAAGTTGATGAACAGATGATCAACGTACAGAACAAGAACTCATCCTACTTTGTTGAGTGGATCCCCAACAATGTGAAGTCTACTGTTTGTGATATCCCCCCAACTGGTCTCAAAATGGCTTCAACATTTATTGGTAACTCCACATCAATCCAGGAAATGTTCAGGAGGGTGAGTGAGCAGTTCACAGCCATGTTCCGCAGAAAAGCTTTCTTGCATTGGTACACAGGAGAGGGAATGGATGAGATGGAGTTTACTGAGGCTGAGAGCAACATGAATGATCTGGTTTCTGAATACCAACAGTATCAAGATGCAACTGCAGATGAGGAAGGTTATGAatatgaagatgaggatgaagttcaaGAGGAGGATTGA